Proteins encoded by one window of Musa acuminata AAA Group cultivar baxijiao chromosome BXJ2-9, Cavendish_Baxijiao_AAA, whole genome shotgun sequence:
- the LOC135623089 gene encoding STOREKEEPER protein-like, producing the protein MRSKRLASHSKSKASSSSSSPSSSPAAADTRPPATEHSPSTDGGPGRRSPPQTSPSSKVLPEPPRAEAAGASGARAATSRRSERKRKPREFAGRNSSSLRQKKVWSEPDEIALLKGALAFRSRTGALPKQPTMFPFFASIKSAIGPHLTAEQVGYKLKRLKSKFVHSANAGPPVSATAHDRRIYELSTEIWSEEVKQADGDAEEDGNGDVAAAADGDDDDDDEEEEEEEDAVVEDDKYPFIREAALEYWKVNGRCLSGVLLEKGLKLIDPSKGVVLEEKLRKQCAAEMELWTKRLDLLKEISELLIEAHKCS; encoded by the coding sequence ATGCgctccaagcgcctcgcttcgcaCTCCAAGAGCAaagcctcctcatcctcctcatcTCCCTCCTCCTCTCCGGCCGCTGCCGACACCCGACCGCCAGCCACGGAGCACTCTCCCTCCACCGACGGCGGCCCTGGTCGCCGCTCGCCCCCTCAGACGTCTCCTTCCTCGAAGGTCCTCCCCGAACCACCCCGCGCCGAGGCGGCCGGCGCCTCCGGGGCGCGCGCCGCCACTTCGAGGCGCAGCGAGCGGAAGCGGAAACCCCGGGAGTTCGCGGGGAGGAACTCCTCCAGCCTCCGGCAGAAGAAGGTGTGGTCGGAGCCCGACGAAATCGCGCTCCTCAAGGGCGCCCTCGCCTTCCGCTCCCGCACTGGCGCCCTCCCCAAGCAGCCCACCATGTTCCCCTTCTTCGCGTCCATTAAGAGCGCCATCGGCCCCCACCTCACCGCGGAGCAAGTCGGCTACAAGCTCAAGCGCCTCAAGAGCAAGTTCGTCCACTCGGCCAACGCGGGCCCTCCCGTGAGCGCCACTGCCCACGACCGGCGCATCTACGAGCTCTCCACTGAGATCTGGTCCGAAGAGGTCAAACAGGCCGATGGGGACGCCGAGGAGGATGGCAACGGGGACGTGGCCGCCGCTGCTgacggtgatgatgatgatgatgatgaggaggaggaggaggaggaggacgctgTCGTGGAGGATGATAAGTACCCGTTCATCAGGGAAGCAGCATTAGAGTATTGGAAGGTGAACGGACGGTGCCTGTCGGGTGTGCTACTGGAGAAGGGGCTGAAGTTGATTGATCCTTCCAAAGGGGTAGTTCTGGAGGAGAAGCTGAGGAAGCAGTGCGCTGCCGAGATGGAATTATGGACGAAGCGGCTTGATCTGTTGAAAGAAATATCCGAGCTCTTGATTGAGGCCCACAAGTGCTCCTaa